In Candidatus Zixiibacteriota bacterium, the following proteins share a genomic window:
- a CDS encoding T9SS type A sorting domain-containing protein: MNQIKVLTFCVILLVAGSVTAQVDGYTCTNSYLDCADVVESETDSVWFSSFLGNAASSFRFFVSLSVSDTVHAFQMLIDWDDTYMQPRVDPDDSAYLFYRLLGQFESADDDFVVQISPNPADNGAILVSYNLATGDAPPLPPGNHGTIFRLLFDIDPAMPFGAVAEFNCYQVNEYIVTDSALMEAFCADCRRTNLAVSDGAGGLETSYPTCTGGSYTVQYPLGEIHLSGTDGLVGGAMPILGGPSTFHFGYENYDQINNVKGMANGFELSASGGVTWTALHGDEFTFDPLVNFDLGWAHKEHGWNGAGADTLGIIGARDQGGGLPPGYNGPGIYIGVDITDDSSYVGEQFCIDSCFFRPGGTWMWAYGSAIGGPPAYWDGPHCFELILEPPLEWVVAPVSYAGDHCDSVVLDYEATSSESPVLTFTNEGNFGNVAQTGDNTCQFTYQPTLADVGALLVAVIGVSDGVSPMVTTTTNLTFTNQAPTIICDGGQVPIGPGNTGSTGFTIDDVDCDPSTVSLGAIDPTPVGIIYLDGNEIVFETEPEDGGANGSVFTVEVCVSDGVDENCCVVEFTLLGCEAFEVQIEKTHGTLQGLHELVDIRLTRGASDMAGFNLMIAYDASALNFQAAIPGEFHTICRWEYFNYRFGPNGNCGSACPSGMLEVLALAETNNGPNHPLCLNLDLPAVLVSLDFLVSDDRTLECQYAPIRFFWTNCTDNSIAYHPADDPMAAVQGVSRRVYDFDLIGRIEDMYTGYPTYTGFQEECLDGADPDKPKPIQYVDFVNGGIDIVCADSIDDRGDVNLNGTSNEIADAVLFSNYFVQGIGVFNVNYPGQVAATDVNADGLTLSVADLVYLIRIITGDAPPYPKIAPVSVLYAWHDGVLSVEAEMAAAFVVLKGNVKPVLLAENMEMDYAFDGRNTRVLISKIERGAGFEGDFLAYEADLVSVEFATYEGAPVAKRQMLGSYSLYQNYPNPFNPKTTLSFDLPRAGDYNLSIYNVAGRKVASFAGSSIPGTVSFEWDASDMASGVYFYKLETGDYTATRKMVLMK; this comes from the coding sequence GTGAATCAGATTAAGGTCCTGACATTTTGTGTGATCCTTCTTGTAGCCGGATCGGTCACTGCACAGGTTGACGGTTATACCTGCACCAATTCGTACCTCGACTGTGCCGACGTGGTGGAATCGGAAACGGACTCGGTATGGTTCTCCAGTTTTCTGGGCAACGCGGCCAGCAGTTTCCGCTTTTTTGTGAGTCTCAGCGTATCGGACACCGTGCATGCTTTTCAGATGCTGATTGACTGGGATGACACGTATATGCAGCCGCGGGTCGATCCGGATGACAGCGCATATCTGTTTTATAGGCTACTTGGGCAATTTGAATCTGCGGACGATGACTTCGTTGTCCAGATATCGCCCAATCCTGCTGATAACGGGGCCATCCTGGTTTCCTATAATCTGGCCACAGGAGATGCACCGCCTCTGCCACCGGGCAACCACGGCACAATCTTCAGGCTGCTTTTCGATATCGACCCGGCTATGCCGTTCGGCGCCGTGGCGGAATTCAATTGTTACCAGGTTAACGAGTACATTGTGACGGACTCTGCTCTGATGGAGGCGTTTTGTGCCGACTGTCGTCGTACTAATCTGGCTGTCTCCGACGGAGCGGGCGGCCTGGAAACCAGCTACCCGACATGTACGGGAGGCTCATACACCGTTCAATACCCTCTCGGGGAGATTCATCTGTCCGGAACCGATGGACTGGTTGGCGGTGCGATGCCTATTCTCGGCGGACCGTCTACTTTCCACTTCGGATATGAGAATTATGACCAGATCAACAATGTCAAGGGCATGGCCAACGGCTTTGAGTTAAGTGCATCCGGCGGCGTTACCTGGACCGCCCTACACGGCGATGAGTTTACATTCGATCCCTTAGTCAATTTCGACCTGGGTTGGGCTCACAAAGAACACGGCTGGAATGGTGCTGGAGCCGACACGCTCGGTATTATCGGGGCGAGGGACCAGGGTGGCGGTTTGCCTCCCGGCTATAACGGTCCGGGAATCTATATAGGTGTGGACATCACCGATGACTCATCGTATGTCGGCGAGCAATTCTGTATCGATTCCTGTTTCTTCAGACCCGGCGGCACATGGATGTGGGCATACGGATCGGCCATCGGGGGCCCCCCGGCCTATTGGGACGGTCCGCATTGCTTTGAATTGATTCTTGAGCCACCGCTGGAGTGGGTGGTTGCGCCTGTTTCTTATGCCGGCGATCATTGTGACTCGGTCGTACTGGACTATGAGGCGACCAGTTCGGAATCGCCCGTCTTGACGTTCACCAACGAGGGGAATTTCGGCAACGTTGCACAGACGGGGGACAATACCTGTCAATTCACATACCAACCGACGCTGGCCGATGTCGGTGCGTTGCTGGTTGCTGTGATCGGCGTGAGCGACGGTGTGAGTCCAATGGTAACCACGACTACAAACCTGACCTTCACCAACCAGGCGCCGACGATTATCTGTGATGGTGGGCAGGTTCCGATAGGTCCCGGTAACACCGGATCAACCGGGTTCACCATCGACGACGTTGACTGCGACCCCTCGACCGTCTCTCTCGGTGCGATCGATCCGACACCGGTTGGCATCATATACCTCGACGGCAACGAAATTGTATTCGAAACTGAGCCGGAAGATGGCGGCGCCAACGGTAGCGTCTTTACAGTCGAAGTTTGTGTCAGCGATGGCGTCGATGAGAACTGTTGTGTGGTTGAGTTTACCTTGCTCGGATGCGAGGCGTTCGAGGTTCAGATCGAGAAGACGCACGGGACGCTTCAGGGCTTGCACGAGCTGGTTGATATCCGGTTGACCAGGGGTGCATCGGACATGGCCGGTTTCAACTTGATGATCGCCTATGATGCTTCGGCCCTGAACTTTCAGGCGGCCATTCCAGGCGAGTTCCATACGATCTGCAGATGGGAGTATTTCAATTATCGTTTTGGTCCCAACGGCAATTGCGGCAGTGCCTGTCCGAGCGGGATGCTTGAAGTTCTGGCCCTGGCCGAGACCAACAACGGGCCAAACCACCCCCTCTGTCTGAATCTGGACCTTCCGGCCGTTCTGGTCTCGCTCGATTTCCTGGTCAGTGACGACCGCACCCTTGAGTGTCAGTACGCGCCAATCCGTTTCTTTTGGACCAATTGCACCGACAATAGCATAGCTTATCATCCGGCTGATGATCCGATGGCAGCGGTGCAGGGGGTCTCCAGACGTGTCTACGACTTCGACTTGATCGGTCGTATCGAGGACATGTACACCGGGTATCCAACCTACACCGGCTTTCAGGAAGAGTGCCTTGACGGTGCCGACCCCGATAAGCCAAAGCCGATACAATATGTGGATTTCGTCAACGGTGGTATCGACATCGTTTGCGCCGACTCTATCGATGACCGTGGCGATGTCAATCTCAACGGTACTTCCAATGAGATTGCCGATGCCGTGTTGTTCAGCAATTATTTCGTGCAGGGGATAGGCGTTTTCAATGTCAACTATCCGGGTCAAGTTGCCGCAACCGATGTTAATGCCGACGGTCTGACTCTCAGCGTGGCCGACCTTGTTTACCTCATTCGAATAATCACCGGCGATGCCCCGCCGTACCCGAAGATCGCGCCGGTGTCGGTGCTGTACGCCTGGCACGATGGTGTACTATCGGTCGAGGCCGAGATGGCGGCGGCTTTCGTGGTGCTAAAAGGCAACGTCAAGCCTGTGCTGTTGGCCGAGAACATGGAGATGGACTACGCCTTCGACGGCCGTAACACCCGTGTGCTGATCTCCAAGATTGAGCGTGGCGCCGGTTTCGAGGGAGACTTTCTGGCCTATGAGGCCGACCTCGTAAGCGTTGAATTTGCGACCTACGAGGGCGCCCCGGTGGCCAAGCGGCAGATGCTGGGAAGCTATAGTTTGTATCAGAACTATCCCAACCCGTTCAATCCCAAGACAACCTTGTCCTTTGATCTGCCACGTGCCGGAGACTACAACCTTTCAATCTACAACGTGGCAGGGCGAAAAGTAGCCTCGTTCGCCGGGAGTTCAATACCCGGAACGGTGTCATTCGAGTGGGACGCCTCCGACATGGCTTCCGGAGTATACTTTTACAAGCTCGAAACCGGCGATTATACCGCCACCCGGAAGATGGTGCTGATGAAGTAA
- a CDS encoding T9SS type A sorting domain-containing protein, with product MKRCLCALLGSFFLLSATIVAQGNGSYVNLSSVDGLIDGKIPIVSWQDVTFHFEYHNGDPVNKAKGITNGFELSATGGATWTGSYVEEFPFDPSTMFDLIWAINTYSWDGVGADTVGFGGSVMLGPGLPGGFTGPAIAITVNFQNPASDGETFCIDSAFYPPSGTWMWAYGSTVGSYPPDWDGPHCYELFEYVEPPPYWTVEHPSYTGDHCVLVVLDYAAEDMFQNPLAFSLVSGPGAVNGTSSSTCQYTYAPVLADVGASLQAVLGVESIANLGNPVLTTTNLNFTNQNPVFTNGLNTTTVIGMGNSGCAPPLVTDDRDCDPSTVSILSVTPTPDGTVSITDNGNGAYDLCFATTVNDGGILYEVIVEVSDAGPGRPHSTGPVYFDVIPVVPYEVKIEKTHNTFQGMHEIVDVVLTKGGEMMGGYDFMIAYDASALVFQAALPGDLHTICGWEYFNYRFGPNGNCGNACPSGLLEVVAIAETNNGPNHPLCFLLSPPVVLFSLDFLVSDDRTLECQYVPIRFYWTNCTDNSIAYHPADDPLSAVQGVSRYVVDFDLIGHIEDPNTGFPTYTGVQSECLEGGGPGKPAPIQFVDFYNGGIDIVCADSIDARGDVNLNGTANEIADAVLFSNYFVKGLSVFNVNLQGQIASTDINSDGLTLSVADLVYLIRIITGDANPYAKLSAESASFGVEDGVLSVDSRMAAAFVILEGNVSPTLLAENMEMNYAFDGWNTRVLVSKIERGAGFEGGFLSFEGNIKSLEFATYDGAPVAKQLVPRSYSLHQNYPNPFNPQTTVSFGLPFGGDYRLTVYNVAGQKVASFEGSSEPGTVSLDWDASDMASGVYFYKLDTDDFTDTKKMVLLK from the coding sequence ATGAAACGCTGTTTATGCGCCCTTTTGGGGTCGTTTTTTTTGCTGTCTGCTACTATTGTTGCTCAGGGGAACGGTAGCTATGTGAACTTGAGTTCGGTGGATGGACTTATCGACGGAAAGATACCTATCGTCTCATGGCAGGATGTCACTTTCCACTTCGAGTATCACAACGGCGATCCCGTGAATAAGGCCAAAGGAATTACCAACGGTTTTGAACTGAGCGCAACCGGTGGTGCTACCTGGACTGGTAGCTATGTCGAGGAGTTCCCATTCGATCCTTCTACTATGTTCGATCTGATCTGGGCAATCAACACCTACAGTTGGGACGGCGTTGGCGCCGACACAGTGGGCTTTGGTGGTTCAGTTATGCTCGGTCCGGGTTTGCCGGGCGGTTTTACGGGTCCCGCAATTGCCATTACAGTCAATTTCCAGAACCCTGCATCCGATGGCGAGACCTTTTGTATCGACTCGGCTTTCTACCCACCCTCGGGTACCTGGATGTGGGCTTATGGGTCTACGGTTGGTTCCTACCCGCCCGACTGGGACGGACCTCACTGCTATGAACTTTTCGAGTACGTGGAACCACCCCCGTATTGGACAGTCGAACATCCATCCTACACCGGCGACCATTGTGTCCTGGTCGTTTTGGATTACGCCGCTGAGGATATGTTTCAAAACCCGTTAGCTTTTTCGCTTGTGTCCGGCCCCGGCGCGGTGAATGGGACCAGCAGTTCCACATGCCAATATACCTATGCTCCGGTGTTGGCCGATGTTGGTGCATCATTACAGGCTGTCCTGGGTGTAGAAAGTATCGCCAACCTTGGCAATCCGGTACTCACCACTACTAACTTGAACTTCACTAATCAGAACCCGGTATTCACCAACGGCCTTAACACTACGACAGTTATCGGCATGGGCAACTCCGGCTGTGCTCCGCCTCTGGTTACCGATGATAGAGACTGTGATCCCTCCACTGTGAGTATACTAAGCGTTACCCCGACCCCGGACGGCACCGTTAGTATCACTGACAATGGGAATGGCGCCTACGATCTTTGTTTTGCCACTACCGTGAACGACGGCGGCATACTGTATGAGGTCATTGTTGAAGTCTCTGACGCCGGTCCGGGAAGGCCTCATTCTACCGGCCCGGTGTATTTTGATGTCATACCGGTAGTGCCGTATGAAGTGAAGATTGAAAAGACCCACAATACATTCCAGGGTATGCATGAGATCGTTGATGTTGTTCTGACCAAAGGTGGCGAAATGATGGGTGGTTACGACTTCATGATTGCCTACGACGCCTCAGCCCTGGTTTTCCAGGCTGCCTTGCCGGGAGATCTTCATACTATTTGTGGATGGGAGTATTTCAACTATCGTTTCGGCCCCAACGGCAACTGCGGCAACGCCTGCCCCAGCGGCCTTTTGGAAGTGGTGGCTATTGCCGAGACAAACAACGGCCCAAACCATCCGCTTTGTTTTTTGCTCAGTCCGCCGGTGGTCCTGTTCTCGCTGGACTTTTTGGTCAGCGACGATCGTACTCTTGAGTGTCAGTACGTACCAATCCGCTTCTACTGGACCAATTGCACCGACAACAGTATCGCCTACCATCCGGCTGATGATCCGTTGTCGGCTGTCCAGGGCGTTTCCCGGTATGTCGTCGACTTCGACCTGATCGGTCATATTGAAGATCCCAACACCGGATTCCCAACATATACCGGTGTTCAGTCCGAGTGTCTGGAAGGTGGCGGTCCCGGTAAGCCGGCGCCGATACAGTTTGTCGATTTCTACAACGGTGGCATCGACATCGTTTGCGCCGACTCGATCGATGCCCGCGGCGACGTAAACCTCAACGGTACGGCCAACGAAATAGCCGATGCCGTTTTGTTCAGTAACTATTTCGTCAAAGGTCTCAGCGTTTTCAATGTCAACTTGCAGGGGCAGATAGCCTCTACCGATATCAACTCCGATGGTCTCACTCTCAGCGTAGCTGATTTGGTCTATCTCATTCGGATCATCACCGGCGATGCCAATCCCTACGCCAAGCTTAGCGCTGAGTCTGCATCCTTTGGCGTGGAGGACGGGGTGCTCTCAGTGGATAGCAGAATGGCGGCTGCGTTTGTCATCCTTGAGGGCAATGTGAGTCCGACCCTGTTGGCCGAAAACATGGAGATGAACTATGCCTTCGACGGCTGGAACACTCGCGTCCTGGTCTCCAAGATCGAGCGCGGCGCCGGTTTCGAGGGTGGCTTCCTGAGTTTCGAAGGAAATATCAAGAGCCTTGAATTCGCAACCTACGACGGCGCCCCGGTAGCTAAGCAGCTGGTGCCGAGAAGCTATAGCCTGCATCAGAACTATCCCAACCCGTTCAACCCACAAACGACAGTGTCTTTTGGACTGCCGTTCGGTGGTGACTACAGATTGACTGTCTACAATGTTGCCGGACAAAAAGTAGCCAGCTTTGAAGGCAGTTCGGAGCCCGGGACTGTGTCCTTGGACTGGGATGCTTCCGACATGGCTTCGGGCGTCTACTTCTACAAGCTCGACACCGACGATTTCACCGACACAAAGAAGATGGTGCTCTTGAAATAG